AAGAGAACGGGGTCTTTGGGGAGGGAGCGGGGGATCCCAGCTTCCCCGGGGCCCCTCGGCAAGGGAATGGAGGCCATGGAAGTCAAATTCAGGCGTTCGTCCCCTGTGGGCTCTGGGCTGCGGACAACCCAAAAATCCAGCCTTCTCAGAACCCACCTCCTGACGAGCCATCTTAGAATCTGCATGTGGAAGTCACAAGCTTAGTGCTTcagtcttttatttaaaaaaacaaaaatttcaagaagcaaTCTTGAGGTTTTTCAGTGAGTGATAGAGGCACGTGGTTGGCACATGAGGCCCATATAGTAAGAAGTTTCCCACCCACCTCTCAGCCACTCTTCTCTAAGTGCAGACAGCTCTGTCTCCCAGAGAGGTTCATACCGATGAACAAACATGCGTGTGTACGTTTCTGCATTCACGTGCTGGTTTTTGACACAGATAATGTTTCATACATGCCCTTTGCGATTTTCACCTGTGTATTATGTAGTTTAACACCTGATAGGATGTTGAGAGGatcttgctttttgatgactGCCATCCTCTATTTTCACATACACCAGGTCTGTTAACCAAGTTCCTGGTCATGGGCATTTGAGCTTCCAAGACTTTCATCCCCCACCTGTAATGTCATCATCAATCATATATGAACTAATGTTATCTGTGAGGTCAGTTCATAAAAGTAGGGTTGCATGGATCAAAAGTGGAAGAAAGTTGGGCAGAAGGTGCCACATTGCCCTTCCCCCCTGCAAGGTTTGAGGGGCAGAGGACATGGGAACATGTGGCTTTTTTGATATGAGGGCCCTTGGCATTCTAGAAGCTgaaggggtttttttttaaaaaagagaaattagtgTAATGAATTCCCAAGTTCCCATCACTGAGCTTTAAATACCTCCTTTTGAAGCAAATTCCGACTATAAATCCTGCCATGTGTGTATCTAATAGATAAGGCTATTTAAAAAAGCATGACCATGGGAATTTCCCAGCAGCCCAGTGCTTAGGACTGCTTTCCCTGCTAGGGCCCCACTTCGAtacccggtcagggaactaagatcccacaagctacacagtgcagccagaaaaacaaaacatgaccGTGGCTGTTAGTGGCAAaatctctctcattttttaaaaaaattttactttgctgcgtcaggtcttagttgcagcatgtgggatctagttccctgaccaggggttgaaccccagtcccctgtactgggagcatggactcttagccactggaccaccagggaatcccatgggctgacTTCCAGTAGATTTTAGGAAGGGAGCTGCTCTGCCCCGTACAAAACCCTGACCCAGAAGCAGGTCATCTGCAGATGGTTTGGCACCAGGTTCCCCATGAGTGTGCGAGGCGTGACGGGTAAGGGGGTGGCCGCCTTTCCCATTCCGTGTCCTAGAGTGAGGGGCTGTCTGCACCGGGCCCTGGTCCTGCCTGTTAATGGCAAAATCTTAATGTCACCTAATACCTGATTCATGTCAAGTTCTGCTCCTGCCTCAGAAATATCCCGtgatgaatgaattttaaaacttaagttgACAGGGTGTGGTTTCAGCTCACAGAGTTCTTTAAAGATGCCCCAACACAGCCCCCAGTCCTTCCTTGAGAAGACAAGGCTGTCCCAGTGGGGTCCCCAGGCCCGCAGGGGAGGCAGGCAGACGGCTGTCCTCAGGGCTGGTGGCATGTGCCCTTGTCTGCCCCGCAGTGGTGACCATCATCAAGGGgaaggtggaggaggtggagctCCCGGTGGAGAAGGTGGACATCATCATCAGTGAGTGGATGGGCTACTGCCTCTTCTACGAGTCGATGCTCAACACCGTGCTCTACGCCCGGGACAAGTGGCTGGTGAGGCCCTGGCGGGGCGGGAGCGGCTCATACAGGCCGGGGTCCTGCTGTTGAGCCGGTGTGGGGGTCCAGGCAGAAAAGGGAAGCTGTGCTCCGTACTTCCCACCACGCGGACTGAGTACAGGGGCTGGAAGACATCTCCTACGTGGATGTTAGGAGGCCCATGGGCAAGATGGAGGGGGCCCAGGACCGGAAGCTAGACAGGGACAGGGAGATGGTGCTGGAAAAGAACCACAGCAGGCCAGAGGGATTAGGAGGGACTGTGGACCCAGGTGCTGTCAGAGCAGGCCTCCCAGGGAGCTGACTGAGACCTGAACCCCGGACGGGGAGGAGCCACATGGGATCTGAGGGGCAAGGCACACTTAACAGAGGCTTTCGGCCAGTGCCAAGGTCCTGGGGCAGCAGCGAGTTTGCTGTGTAGGGAACTTGTAGGAAACCTGCAGTAGAACGAGGATCGGGAAGGAAGTTGGAGGTGaggggtcgggggcgggggggcgcgcCTGTGCAGGTCTCATGGGGCCTCGTGGATGTGTAAGATTGCTTTACTCCTCAGAGGGGCGAGGTTAGGACGAGATCTGACTTAGGTGCTCCTCAGAGCCATCAGGCAGCTATCTGGGGAGTAGACTGAGGCTGGGCACCAGTGAGGAGGCCGAGACAGGAGCCCACCTGGGAAGTGCTGAGCTCAGACCAGGGTGGTGTCAGGGGtggataaagaaacaaaatgggGCAACCTTGCTCAGTCCCCCCATCCTTCACGCCCTTGCCCTGCTCCCCGTAGGCACCCGACGGCCTCATCTTCCCAGACCGAGCCACGCTGTACGTGACGGCCATCGAGGACCGGCAGTACAAAGACTACAAGATCCACTGTGAGCTCGCGGCCCGGGGAGCTTACGGGCGGGGGCGGCTGGGTGCCGGCTACCCCTGGGCTCACCCtcctccccgcctcctccccaGGGTGGGAGAATGTATACGGCTTCGACATGTCTTGCATCAAAGACGTGGCCATCAAGGAGCCCCTGGTGGATGTGGTGGACCCCAAGCAGCTGGTCACCAATGCCTGCCTCATCAAGGTGAGCGGGTAGGGGGCTGGGGGTCGCTCAGGGTCAACCCAAGAAGAGCCAGCACCTGGCCCCTGCGTGGGACCATGAATGCTTGCTTGTTTGAGGTCTCGGGAGCTTATATACACACGTGGGATAATACCGACAGCCATCATTTTTTGAAGTTCCCCTTCTCAACCCCCGGTATCAACTCTCACAAGGACACGGGAGGCAGGCCAAACTGGGTGGAGGAGGGAGTTTGTGGATGGAGATCGGTGTGGGGGGTACAGACGCCCTGACTGGGCAAGCCTCCGTGGCCTGAGGCAGGACCCCTAGTTTTACCCTGAGCAGTCAAAGGATTTTAAGCAGGGCTGTGACGTGATCCCTTTCTAGGCCGTCAGGCTGTCTGGTAAGGGATGTGGGGGGAGAAGGCGGGAGCCAGGGAACCCTGTTAGATGCTGCCACAGCGGAGTGGGGACACTGGCCGAGGCAGGCAGTGGAGAGTGGAAACTGGACGATGCTCCAAGGAGCAGTCCTCCTTCTAGGAGGTCGGCCTGTCAgatttggggttggggttgggagaGCAGGGGATCCAGCAGGGGCCCCCAGGTTTGACCGCTGGGCCGGGGGTCAGGGAAGCGGGCTCACGAGGCTTTTCCCACAGGAGGTGGACATTTACACGGTCAAGGTGGAAGACCTGACCTTCACCTCCCCCTTCTGCCTGCAAGTGAAGCGGAACGACTACGTGCACGCCCTGGTGGCCTACTTCAACATCGAGTTCACCCGCTGCCACAAGAGGACCGGCTTCTCCACCAGTGAGGCGGGGCGCAGGGGCGCGGGCGCGGTGGGGCCTGCGACAGGAGTAGCCGGAGGGAGCCCCGGGGCCTGGAGGTTTCTGACAGCAGCTCTGCCACCCGCCCTAGCGCACGGTGCTCCAGTCTCTGCACCCACAAAAAAGCCCATCCCAGGCTTGGTCAGAGTGAAGGGACTGCAGTCACCGCCCAGTCAATGGGCTCTGGAGGGCGAGGGGGTCCCGCGGAGGGAAGGTGGCGGTGCGGAAGGACAGGCGGCGAGGTGGGTGGGCCAGGCTGATGCCGCCCATGCCCACCCCAGGCCCTGAGTCCCCGTACACTCACTGGAAGCAGACAGTGTTCTATATGGAGGACTACCTGACGGTGAAGACGGGCGAGGAGATCTTTGGCACCATTGGCATGCGGCCCAACGCCAAGAACAACGTGAGGCTCTGGGGCAGCTGGGAGGGTGGGCTCGGGCACCTCTGCCTGTTCTGGGGCCCGGGACCTCTCGGCCCAAAACCTGCCAGCTAGCCCGCTTACCCTCTGTTCTGCACTCATCTGTCTGGCCTGTgccccccacacccccatccTCGGTCTGCCTGTGACCGCAGTTTCATTGAGCACCTGCTGGATACCAAGGGACCCCGGGGACCCAGGCATGATCAGGCCGGACCCCTGCTGTTCAAGTTCTAGACACAGGAGAGTCATGTCAGTGCCAGCTGGTCAGGACTTCTGTGCTCAGCTGGGAAAGGGGCCAGCAGGTATTGGAGAGGTGGAGACGGGGCCGCAGGATATCCTGGCCCAGGAGTGGGAGCTAGAAAGGAAAGGAGGGCTGTTTCATCCGCTGAGACGTGGCAGGGAAGCAGGTCTGGGGGAAAGTCAGGAGCTCGGGCATGGATGGGAGGACTCCTGGGTTGGCGGGAGGAAGGTCTGGAAGTTGAGGGACGTGGCCTGGGCTGGAAATGTCAATGGAGCAGCACTGCGTGAGCTTGGATGGAGGGGAGCACCCCACGGTGGCCCCACTTTCTAAGTCAGGGAGGTAAGAGCCAGTTGCAGCAGCTGTTCTCAGCCAGGGATGGtattgccccccgcccccccacgtcatcatctggagacattttgggtGCCATAGTTGAAGAAGGTGCACGGCTGGCATCTAGTGGACGGGCAGGGGAGCCGCTCCTGTGCAGGGCACAAGATAAGATTTCCTCACAGGAAAAGAGTGGTCTGGTAGCGCAAAGGCTGAGAAAACCCAAACGAGAAACTGAAAGAGACccaaagagggaggagggaaccaGGAGTGATGTGCAGTGAGGTCCGAGGGGGCGCAGCAGTTCTTGAGATCATTGGTGGCTTTGCCCAGTCTTTCCAGCGGGTGCTGGGGGCCGAGCCACAGGGTGGGCCCCAGGAGGGTTGGCCTCCAGGAAGCTttggaggagaggaagagagggcgGCGGGGTGGGGCCCTGGAGTTTTTTGAGAGAAGGAAGTTTTGCTAGAGAGAGGTTTGCTTcttgtaaaagaagaaagaaataacttttgctgatggggatggttttgataaAGGAAATCTTACCATGCAGGAGATAGCAgttgcccctccctcccccctcccgtCCCCCCCAAGGCGAGGGATTGGCTGGGTTCCAGGTGGTTTTGAGGATGTCACGTTGGAAACCTCTCCGCACTGGTCGAGACAGATGTTGGGTGTGGGAGCAGCAACGCGGTGTCTCCAGGGAGGGGGTGTGGACGGTGGGGGCCCTGTGGCACCTCAGGCGGCCGAGctgtcctgcccctccccccgctgccctctgtctctgcccgccctGTCCCAGCCCCGCTCACGGCCGCATTCTCCCCACAGCGTGACCTGGACTTCACCATCGACCTGGACTTCAAGGGCCAGCTGTGCGAGCTCTCCTGCTCCACTGACTACCGGATGCGCTGAGGCAGCGCCCGGCTTCTCCCACCCCAGCCAGGCTGGCCCTGCAAGGGCCCAGGGGCTGTGGCGTTCTTAGGCGGTTTCGGGgctcccccttcctctccctccctcccacagaAGGGGGTTttaggggctgggggtgggggggcacatCGTGACTGTGTTTTTCATAACTTATGTTTTTATATGGTTGCATTTACGCCAATAAATCCTCAGCTGGGATGGCAGCTCAGCTTCCTGGGGGACACGGTGGGGTCAGGCTTCTGCCTGCAGGCGTCCAAACCGCCCAGGGCGAAGAGACAGCCCGCTGGCGGCTTCAAGTCTCTGTCACCACTTCTGTGTCTCTGGGTCTTGCTGCCTTTCCCCAGCCTCCCGGATTCCACAGCCTCCACTCTCAAGTCCCACCTGGCCCTCAGCTCACTCACAGGGTGGTCTCCATTGGCTCTCAGAGCctgtgccccgcccccccccatcTAATGTCTCCTGTCACCAGGGCCtctgctgggctgggggagggctggggtgtGGATTCCCAGCACAGCTGGCCTCTGAGGTTTCCCAGAAGCCCTCTCTCCGGCCTTCCCCCGTCATACACATTGTTCCTCTCGGGCTGTTTTTTCCTGTCCAGGACCCTCCAAGGCCAAACCAAGGCTGATGGGCAGTGCCCGCTGCCCTGCCCTCTCcacctggggaaactgagtcggggcagggggcgggggttcAGAGAGTTCTTTGTGGGGGTGGCAGCCTGCTTCCTCCCCCAGCCTGGCTTGGAACTCGGGGTTCCCACCGTCTACCCCACCTTGGAGATGCACAGAGACCCCACCGGCCTTAACCGTTTCCAGTGACTGGCTCTCCAGTCTCTGCTGCAGACGTGGTGCCTGCACCTGCCCACCCTGTCCTTCCCAAGGCCACGTCC
The genomic region above belongs to Budorcas taxicolor isolate Tak-1 chromosome 18, Takin1.1, whole genome shotgun sequence and contains:
- the PRMT1 gene encoding protein arginine N-methyltransferase 1 isoform X2, translated to MAAAEAANCIMEVSCGQAESSEKPNAEDMTSKDYYFDSYAHFGIHEEMLKDEVRTLTYRNSMFHNRHLFKDKVVLDVGSGTGILCMFAAKAGARKVIGIECSSISDYAVKIVKANKLDHVVTIIKGKVEEVELPVEKVDIIISEWMGYCLFYESMLNTVLYARDKWLAPDGLIFPDRATLYVTAIEDRQYKDYKIHWWENVYGFDMSCIKDVAIKEPLVDVVDPKQLVTNACLIKEVDIYTVKVEDLTFTSPFCLQVKRNDYVHALVAYFNIEFTRCHKRTGFSTSPESPYTHWKQTVFYMEDYLTVKTGEEIFGTIGMRPNAKNNRDLDFTIDLDFKGQLCELSCSTDYRMR
- the PRMT1 gene encoding protein arginine N-methyltransferase 1 isoform X1; the encoded protein is MAAAEAANCIMENFVATLANGMSLQPPLEEVSCGQAESSEKPNAEDMTSKDYYFDSYAHFGIHEEMLKDEVRTLTYRNSMFHNRHLFKDKVVLDVGSGTGILCMFAAKAGARKVIGIECSSISDYAVKIVKANKLDHVVTIIKGKVEEVELPVEKVDIIISEWMGYCLFYESMLNTVLYARDKWLAPDGLIFPDRATLYVTAIEDRQYKDYKIHWWENVYGFDMSCIKDVAIKEPLVDVVDPKQLVTNACLIKEVDIYTVKVEDLTFTSPFCLQVKRNDYVHALVAYFNIEFTRCHKRTGFSTSPESPYTHWKQTVFYMEDYLTVKTGEEIFGTIGMRPNAKNNRDLDFTIDLDFKGQLCELSCSTDYRMR